cgaaattaacGAGGTTAAATATAAAGTCTGATCATGGAACGATCTTAAAATACGTACGTTTAACTAGAATTAGAAATTCCTCGCCGAAACAAATAAGAGATGCTCACCTGGACCACACGCTTGGGCAGACCGATTTCGCGCCCCAGCATCTCGCACTCGGCCATCGTAGGCGTCTTGTAGTCCGAGAATAGTGACTTCATCACCTTCACTTGGGTGGCGGACATCTGGGTTCGATATCTCTTGCCGCTCGATTGGCCTGTCCCACTGCTTGCGCCAGTGACCGGTGGACCTGGTGTGCTTCCAGTTCCCGCGGAAGCCGGACCCTGTCTCGAGCTTTGCGTGCTCGAGGCAGGGCTCGCGGGGCCACTCTCGTCGTCTAGGAATTCCGTAGTCTCGCTCATACTGTCGTCATCGCAGATACTTCTTTCGGAAAGATCGGTAAGCGGGCCGCAATCGCTACCGCCGCGGAAATGAGTGCCGTGTTGTTCATCGAGAAGATTGCCCAGCCCGCCGAGGTTCAGTTTCATAGGGCGGCTAAGATCGACAGGTTTGCTCAGATCCAGAGGAGATTCGCCGCTGTTGCTGCTTGTCTGATGATTCACCGTCTCTTGTTTCCCGTTGCTGGCGTGGGCCTGCAACTCGCTGATGTATCGTTTCATCGACTCCTCGTAGTACTTTTTCAATGATGCCTCCATGTCGGTGTTGAACGGTGGGAAGAGGGGAGGCATCATGTTGGGTGTGCTAGGGTTCGAGGGAGCGGACTCCATTGACAGCTCCTCGTCTGGGATATTGTCGATATTAACCTCGCCACGCGCCACCTGGTCGGCGTGTTTGCTGCTGAGATGCGATTCCAAGGCGGATTTCACCTTGAACAAGGCTGGACAGAAGGGGCAGCGCTTGTTGATCACCTGACTGTGCGCGCGGAATTGACCCTTTCGCTCGCGGGCGCGAGTATTTTGAAACCATACTTGCACCACGCGCTTCTTCAACCCAACCTCGCGAGCTATTGTCTCCAACATCTTTCTCGATGGATTAGATTCGATCTGGTACTTTTGATACAAATAGTCTAACTGTTCAGGCAGTATGGTTGTTCTCAGTCGTTTGTCTTTTGGCTGCTCGCTGTGCTCGGAATTCGATCGCGATTCGCCGCCTGTCGCCTCGTCGAAATCCTCGTATTTCCTCTTTCTATCCTGCATCATCGCTATCAACGGATGAGGAGCATCAGTTGCCACTCCTGTGGTAGCGTTCAACGCCTGCTGTTGCAGGATCCCAAAGGGTGAATCTGGTGGATAAGCGGGTGGGAAGAGGGACGGGTTCATGATATGTACCAACTGATGCTCGCGCCACAGTTCGAACCGTCCGAACATCAGATTGCATTTATCGCACTGAAAACTACCCTCCTTCGACTCAGTCTGCgattgctgttgttgttgttgttgttgctgctgttgttgctgctgttgctgctgctgctgtgaTTGCTGATGCGACTGTCCCATCGCCTGTTGCTGATGATGGGGCGGCGTAGCTGTGTTCAACGGTTGTTGCAACTGTTCCGCGAGGGCGGGCGCGCTCGTAGGATTGGTGGAGACTGCGTTAGCAGTGGTGGTGGTCGAGCTGCTGTTGCTGTCTTCAGAACTGAGAACCGCGGCTACTTGGGCCGCGGCCGCCTGCGCTTGGGCGCTCCTCTTCGCGTCCTCCTCCTTGAAGCAGTGCGTCTTCTGATGACGAATGAGCTCGTAGTATCTCTGAAACACCAGCAAACACTTCTTGCATTGGTAATTCAAGCCTGGGGTCCGCTGGAAGCGGCCCGAACCGTCGTCACCCTCGCGGCCCCCCGGTGTCACTGGCTCAGCAGCTGGCTGATTCTCGTACACCTTTCGGGCTTTCTGTCTAGCGTTTTGGAACCAAACCACGATCACACGCGGGCTCAATCCTAGAAGTTTGCTCAAATATTCCAGGTCGTCGTCCTTCGGGTACGCGTTGTTTTCGAAGAACTCTTGCAGCACTTTGATTTGATAATCAGTGAATCTTGTCCGATTCGCACGTTTCCCCGAACTTCCACCTGACGAACTGCTGCCGTTCGCGCTTCCACTGAACGAATAATCAGTCGGCCCACGGCCAGGGCTCAAAGATCTCTGAGGCGTCAGCGCCATCGCCGCGATTGGACTCGCCACCACGCTACTTGTCCCCGAATTAGGACTGGCGAAATTTTGGGGCGCCAGCTTCGGCGGTAGCATCGGGGCGCTTGGAGTGCTGGTGGCTGATGGCGCGTGCGTCGACACGTCGTGATGGATGCCAGAGAATACCGAGCTCATGCTCAGCGCCGGTGAGTGCGGCCTCGATTGTTGCCCGCCCGAACTTCCGGGCGAATGATGTTGTTGCTCCTCCTGATGCTGAGATTGTTGCTGAATATGACACTGCGGTTGTTCTtgaatttcttgttttatatCGGTTGGCTGGGACGTGTTGACTGACGTGGCCGTAGGTGGTGGAGTTGCTTGTTTGTTTGGGCTTTTGTCATCCGAGGAACTGCTCCCGGACACACTCGAATTCAACGGTGTGACCTTCGCCTCCCCCGTTTTTTCGTATTCCTCGAGATTCAGGGTCGTGCTAGGCGGATTGTTGAAGTTGTAAGGGCTGTCCTTGTTGCGCTGCCGTTCTTTGAACAACGTGTTCCTGAACCAGTGTTTGATCACTTTAGGCGGTAGACCACTTTGGGCAGCCATGTCTAGAATCTGCTCCTCGCCGGGGGAATTATTGATGTCGAAATGCGCCCGTAATATCTTTAGCTGTTCGTCGGTAATGCGTGTTCGCGCTCGTTTCTGCGAGGCAGCCGCGTTTGCCTGTAAGAAAAGGTCGCCTATGctttctttctcgttcgcAAATTCGAGGATAATTTACCAGGTTGGTTTATTCGCTTTGACAGGGTCtggttttaatttcatttttttttttttgcattccgATTCTTCGTAATGCCATTATCAGAGATTATGAATGATTGTATGAAAAGTGATAAAATGcggatttttacatatttgcaAAATGTATGTTTATCTGATAAATCATACTTTAATCTGAACGTTTATatcaaatgtataaaatgCATGAAATGTATGAAtgttttttgcataaaaattcgcAGTCTAGtgataataagattaatataaatgaattatattaattattttatcgaatactTTTATCTTCTCATTGACAATGAGAATCTTCAAACAGTTCACATTTCCTAATCATAAATCAAGTATTttagatcatttttttaataaaaaaaatgtatatttttatttattttttatttgcaaagtAAACAAATTTGACAGATATTCAAAACTaaatattgaaacgaaaatacTAATTGAGGAAAAACcaaaatattctcaataaaatatataataacaatataattaataatgaatataatatgaacTCAAGATAAGAATACAatggattataaaattactcaCGGCTGCTGCTTGTTGCTGCTGTAAAGCCAGATGTTGTTTGGCCAGGAGATCAGCTTGAGCATTGATAGGCGGATATCCGGTGGCTGTGCCATCATACGGTGGTGGTGGCAACATCATTGGCACCAATGGAGGTTGAAGATTCATAGCAGCCAAAGCAGGAACGTTCAATCCAAGCGGTAATCCCATCATACCCATCATCAATCCAGGATATTGTTGAAGCTGTTGTTGCAACTGAGATGCAGCCATGGCGTTCAGAGCAGCTTGCATTTCCGTCATTTGTTGTGCCAAAGTCAATTGAGCgtgctgttgctgctgttgctgttgttgctgctgctgttgatgctgctgctgctgctgctgttgttgctgctgctgttgctgttgATGTTGTTGAATGTGATGCTGAGTATTGGTTGGCAGCACAGTGGGTGTGGTGGAATCAGTGCTCGACACTGGAGTGTTGCTTAAAGCTGGAGTGGTCGCCGGTGTTGTAGAAGTAGCTTCTGGCGTCTTACTGATTCTATCCTTGTTCTCGATGATTTCCTCTTTTACCTTCTCTCGTTGCTCCTTGTCCGAACTAAGATCTTGCGGTTGCCCGGAGGCTGGTGTTGAACTTCTCGGTCCAGATGGTGTGGAAGAGGACGTAGCAACTGTGACTACCACACTCTTCTTTTCATATTCACACTTGAACTGTTGAGCATACTTCTCTAAGAATTCTCGAGGTACCAAATCGCGGTGCACCTCCTCGCAATGTGCCTTCAGCACCCAAACGCTGCTGAATTCCTTATTACAATGCTGGCAGGTGCTTCTGGTCAATTCCGGTATAACGTCATCGTCCGTGTGCTCCTCggcttcttcctctctctcccgaGCAGCTTGAGCGGCGAGAGCTTGTTTCTGTTGCTCCTGCTTCTGCTGTTCCTGTTGGGCCTGAAGCGCGGCTGccgcctcctcttccttacGCTGACGCCTTTGATGATTCTCGTTGAACTGCATCACTAGATCGAAACCAAAGCTCTCCAAAAGATGTTTGTACATTTGTGATGTCTTGTGACGGGGCTGAGAGAGGATGTCCTGGGCGGTTTGCGTGGAGTGTTGTGCACTCTGCTGCATGTGCTGCTGAGGTCCTGGCGTTGTGGAGGTTGGAGGCGGTGTTTTCGCTGGCGCGGATGAAGCGAGCTGTTGCGAAGCCGCCAATTGTTGAAACAATGCCAAAGGATTACTGAAGATGCAATACAATTGTTGATGGGTGGCAAGTTGCTCTTGGTTCACGAAGAGAGCGCTGCAGCGAGGACAGGACAGCATTGCGCCGCTATTCCCGGAAGTACTGGTGTTGACAGGTGGACTATTAGGGCTGCTAGGTGGAGGCTGTTCGATCAGGGGACGCGCGAGGTCGAGTTGGCCGCTTGCAGCGAGATCTGGTAATTTACTGGCCCTGGTCTGATGGAGCACGCTCCTCATGTGAATGTCCAAAGTGCTACCTTGGGAATAAGCTACCTTGCATATGTTACATTTGTAGGGTTTTTTGTCCTGATCTTGCTGAGAATCTGGCGATTCTGTCGGACTGGCAGGTGGAACCACGGAGATCAACGTATTGTTGTTACCCTGCTCTTGCATGGCTCTCTTCAATTTGTGCAGATGGCTCACGCTATTGTAATGGacgagaagaatatttttctgagTGAAACTTTCTTTGCAAACATCGCACTTGTACGGTCTATTCGGATCCAGATACTTCTCCATAGGGTAAGACATTTTCTCCCCTTTGCGATGCAGCAACGTTTTATTGTGACCTGTCAAATAGCTCTGCCTTGTGAACGCGACTTTGCAACGATGACATTTGAATTTCCTCCCTGGATCATGATAAGAATCCTCAGCTACCGGTTGGCTGTTCAGATAATCCTCCAGGAGGCGTTGCTCCTTGTGCAACGGCGACGAGTCGCTCGCGTcactctcttcttcttccgccTTGCTAGCATCGTCCTCGACGTTCTGCTCACCGACGAGGCTGCCCTGCCTGCGCAGTGCCTCCTCCGTGAGCGCCTGAAGAAGCGGATGGGCGTGCAACAAACTCTGCTTGTATTGGGCCAATTCGTCCTCGTGGAGATCCGCATGGGCGGATTCGAGGTGTCTTTGGAGCGCCTGAACCGACCGAAACGATCTTCCACAGAGGGCGCACTTGGTCGCGTCTCTGATGGCGTGATACTGCGAGTGTTGTTGCAACTTCTCCAGTGTTTTGAACGCGAGACTGCACTGGCCGCATCGATACTTATATACATGTTTCTCGCTGACAGCGAGTGTGGGCGTAGTGGCAGGATGGATCTCCCTGTGGTGTTGTTGCAGCTCCTCCAAGGAGCGGCAAACACGGCCGCAAACGGTGCATCTCGTGATCTCCTCGATCTCCTCGTTGGCTCCGCGCTCGCTCAAATCCTCCTCTTGCGGCTGCTTGATGGTGGTGGTCGGTGAGGACGGCATTGCCACGGCCGGCGTCGAGGTGTTCCGCGGATTGTTGTTCAGCCAATGGCTCTGGTCAACCAGCAGCAGAAGACGTTGTAAACCGTCCGCGTTCACCGAGTGTATTTGCATCACGTGTTTCTCGAGCGCGGAACGCTCTTTGAACCCGTCCTGGCACAACGGGCACAACAATTCCGGAGGCGGCTCCTCCTTTACAGTCTCTGCTTTGTCCTCGGCGTCCTGGACATGAGCAACTTGCAAATGCTGCCTCAATTCCTCGCGCGACGTTGGCTGATAAGTGCAATACGGGCAGGTGACTTCCTCGTGATCGTTCTCCGGCTCTTGTTCAGCCTCCTGATCGTTATCCGGCTCCTGCTTCACCTCGCTGCCGCAGTCGCTACCTTCCTCTCGTCGGTCTGGAAAAGAAAACGGTAATCGGGATTCGCATGGTAATTGAGGCGAGAGATCAACGGGCGATGCGTTTTGAAGCGCGTTGTTCTATGCAAGCGAGGAGGAGAATTAAATGAAGGGAAAATGGCACGAGTGacgtgaattgaaaatttatgtatggTACTTCTGAAtgtcgaaataatttataaagatgcAAGAATgtgtcaaaatatttttacttttattcaaCTTGTACCATTGTGATGCTATAAAGATGCAAAGTATGAAGAATGCGcacaatatatcaaaatatattattatatattatattcaaagtaAAGTATTCATTGTAACActgaattgtttaaataaatttttatttgaatctttttgtttaattatattcgtaaaaGTTGAGATAAATTTGCATGAAATTTGcatatttcagatttttttatatatgatgatttaatttaacaagatatattaattgtaaaattataagaataaatatatatttaatttattcgtatgaCTTGCGATCGCCGATCAatcaaaatatcttgaaaaaaatatggccTACGCATTCGTATTCATACAAGCGCAACGTTGGCTTATAATTTTTCCCGATTCGCATTTCTAAGTTCTTTAACCTTAATTTTAAGGGGCGTTTTAAAAGCATCGAAATTTCCGCACGGTGAAAACCGGAAATCACTATGGGAACACACCGTGCAATTGGGCCGCATTAACGTTAACAGTTTTTGATTCGTGCAACATAAATTCTTGTGCCTTAATACCACCGATTACTATCTGCCGATAACGCGAACGTGTAATTCCCCTTTCTATTAAGACGCCGATAAATCGTCGATCGACATCAAAAATCTTAACAGCCGAAAAAAGAACCATTAATCTTGCAGCTGCATGTGAACAGAGGTATAAGTCGATAATGTTGTGAGAGAAAGTAAATTATGTGTAACGGCAGCGAAAGCATTTCGTCCCGTGACGCCGATTCTCTTGTTTCGGTGttacgtttcttcttttcgtttttctcttaAGTTCGATGCAGATCCTTGCACGAGCGATGCAtgctttttacttttttattacggATAAGTAAATTACGAACAGATTTTATTGGCGATTACACagctaattgaaatttatcgttggtatcaattatcgatattgcaatcttaaattgaaaaatattggaagttaaattaaacattgttttaaagcatgtatttttgtttttccttctataaagttttaaattttcaattctaacGAATTTTTAGAGCTAAAAAAATCTGGGGAATTTCGTGTTGTTTAGattgtttttaaatcgatCATTCTGagtgaaaagatatttttaataactgtttaatattcttttgttaaatCGTGTTTAATAATACTTGTTATTATaacgtttttattaataattctgttgaaatattgtatataaataaattataaaaataaaaatcaatagaaactaaataatatgtaataaattaaaaagtaaataaattagaaacaaattatattatattttctgaacacttagtaatattttagtaatatttttaaaaatttgtatgcacgtatgtatatattaagaaaaatatattacaaattattaaacatcgaataaaaatattaaaaccatTGGATGAGAAAAcgtcaaaatgaaaatagtatCCGTGATTCTAGTATTAAAGAacctgttaaaaataaatgttatttgctTCAATTATGGACTATAAAAACAAGTTTAACTTCCTTCGTCACATTACAATTTATCACACAAAATTATACGATCTTATAGTGTTTATTATAACACAAcagatataatatgaaaaatgttcAACTATCCATCCTAGTTCCCTCACttcataaaattgataaataagaaaattacaacattttaattttaatgctctacgacaaaaaagaaatattcaaagttttcGCACTCAttgaatttatgtttatataaaaaatttatttaacaaaagttTTAACGATTGAAATGTtatcttattctatttcaagATAATTCAGTACATCTACAGTgaattaaatctataatttttgttaaattaaataataatagagtagttttatgatatttatatcatactcTTTTTGTGtgaaataatactaaaatctttataatttttataatctttataacctaaataatttaaaattttctacatggtagtattttttcattctttgagatatattgaaatataaataaagttgaaaaactttattatacatcttttaagaatttaaaatcgattaaaaaagataaaaatttcaattttcaaatatacctgaacgaataatattaataacaaaatatgagAGATAAATCATTAGAGAAAATAGTAATCACAATTGATTTCTCTAATATTAATCCATCTACGAAGAGaatggaattaaataaatgataaattaaatagtaatattgatttttataaaattcacctTCGAGAATTTcaaacacgaaaaaaaaagaaaaaagaagaaatttcgacTCGACCGACATTTTCTCGCACACCTCTAGCAAATTATCAGGGGATGGGACGATGATGGTTGTGTGCAGACGTCGCAGATGCTTCCTTGTCCGTAACAATACCACTTGAAATTACAGATTGCCGATGCATGGAAATTATCGACGGGGTCGTTTTCGACTGGGAGGGAAAAACGCGTGGCTTGCGGAGAAAGCAAGACGCGAAAATAAAGGGAGGACCGCCTATTCGCGTGGTCTCCGCCATTGTCCAAAACCGCATTTACGTCGAACAGGCGTCAGTTGCGACGATGCAACGCGTGCTACTGGTTTCATACACATCGGTGAAGCCCTTTCGGATGATTTCGTTCGTCTCCCTTTGGGACGAATGAATGTTTGAAAATTCGGATGATCGTTGGATATGGAAAAATGTAATGTGATTAGCTCAGAAAATAGTTggtttttttctaatatggTAATCGCCTGATTGTGgaaatatgtttcattttcatataatttagagattttagttataatattacataagtgtatattatatcagtatattatatcttatcatTGTGaagtcatattatttaattataagtttgaGAATTGCTTAGCTTTATATCCCTCAAAATGGTAACCTTGTTTCctatttggaaatatatatcaaaaattttatagtttctttgaatgaacgaaaataaaataagaaagaatattagttaaaaagttataaaaataataaattatttgtaaataagataataaaaaatttggatattggatattaataattaaaagaaaatagatactTTTAAGttcttatcattatataacaattttttttatcgttcaatttatatttctataataattcaaaaaataaataataacttgattttgtataattttagatatatacgaaatttattcattatcatataaaaattttctaatttttcaaaatattaattatatgacgTCTTCATCCCCAAGTATTCCAATTGTGAATAACTTTGAATATATGACAACAACAAAATGGAAAAGTCTAATTTCGCTCTGTCCCTTCTCGAATAACACATTGTATCGTTCtcgtacatttatataaatacaggCCCTCGATATACGTAATAACACTCGGCATTGTGCGTGTCATGGCACACGCCATCGCCATCTGCCATACGAAATTACCGCCATTGCACGCTAATTACGCgataatcgatgaaaatattgaatttattaataaagatgTCGAGTGAATCTTTCTTTGAAAACGATTTGAcagatatgaatttttatctacata
The sequence above is drawn from the Apis cerana isolate GH-2021 linkage group LG11, AcerK_1.0, whole genome shotgun sequence genome and encodes:
- the LOC108000131 gene encoding zinc finger homeobox protein 4 isoform X3, producing the protein MPSSEPHPPQYHLQHHNIPPSHLQQHTSTAIGQHQLYQQLVAAHQQHQQQQQQQRQQQHGGPFQNSTYTQQKQEMSPEEEGGRGGGSPPAAGAALHQPHHPRTASPPSGTEPCTRDAIPTPTPIADTTTTTTTTTMTMQSQGQQQQQQEQQGPSPSPSPTGGDVEKFDGKIVYNPDGSAYIIEGESELSEDDSLPDGCIVDGRGVSVPHSLVFPQIASAYYVSRLYAHQAYQQQQQQQQQRSAAQQHNADLPVMHSYRVISYRSAEGSKQPPPPPAAPPPPAASVPVKPILMCFICKLSFGYAKSFVAHAQGEHQLTLMEDERQILSHSTASAIIQAVGRGKQPLVSFLEPVTSSTCPQPSAAQMQNQQQQQRTESTDHETPTTTSTPASTPGVPSSPQQQQQQQQPQRPSPSTPTTPTSHSNHPLAYNHQQPQQHQWAGGQVSAASWAKAPDASGMHYTSPPPPSSSSTKGSPSSYAALTQQPPNFLTGTTIGVCPEHMQGRPSGVECPKCELILASSRLAGPGGPLAGIHSRNSCKTLKCPKCNWHYKYQETLEIHMKEKHPESETSCIYCIAGQPHPRLARGETYTCGYKPYRCEVCNYSTTTKGNLSIHMQSDKHLNNMQELQQGGGGGSTASNPSSSQDAPMPTRSPHHQQNHSPHITGQAGNQGKPKPTFRCDVCNYETNVARNLRIHMTSEKHTHNMLVLQQNVKHMQTLSALQSHHQQAQHHHQQAQQQHQQQLEQLLHLGGLDKPQHAEAALADMAYNQALLIQMMTGGQLPPQLPPEIMGGMASMGAMGNLGGDGLSPDSMDPPPEPADPDPSHLYHCCVCNNFATDSLEALGHHLAVDRTRTREGEILALVAGHFVCKLCSYKTNLKANFQLHCKTDKHLQRLQHVNHVKEGGLRNEWKLKYLASPTSAAQLRCHACDYYTNSAHKLALHAASPRHEAASLLLRHLLEASANIPSQAKLYHCALCGFSARHRLPLLQHVRSLRHLQMEQLHQLHRRSGIQGNETPHTDIGDVFQVMSDPDAPPAQQPSPTAPTTPNATSANNDRREEGSDCGSEVKQEPDNDQEAEQEPENDHEEVTCPYCTYQPTSREELRQHLQVAHVQDAEDKAETVKEEPPPELLCPLCQDGFKERSALEKHVMQIHSVNADGLQRLLLLVDQSHWLNNNPRNTSTPAVAMPSSPTTTIKQPQEEDLSERGANEEIEEITRCTVCGRVCRSLEELQQHHREIHPATTPTLAVSEKHVYKYRCGQCSLAFKTLEKLQQHSQYHAIRDATKCALCGRSFRSVQALQRHLESAHADLHEDELAQYKQSLLHAHPLLQALTEEALRRQGSLVGEQNVEDDASKAEEEESDASDSSPLHKEQRLLEDYLNSQPVAEDSYHDPGRKFKCHRCKVAFTRQSYLTGHNKTLLHRKGEKMSYPMEKYLDPNRPYKCDVCKESFTQKNILLVHYNSVSHLHKLKRAMQEQGNNNTLISVVPPASPTESPDSQQDQDKKPYKCNICKVAYSQGSTLDIHMRSVLHQTRASKLPDLAASGQLDLARPLIEQPPPSSPNSPPVNTSTSGNSGAMLSCPRCSALFVNQEQLATHQQLYCIFSNPLALFQQLAASQQLASSAPAKTPPPTSTTPGPQQHMQQSAQHSTQTAQDILSQPRHKTSQMYKHLLESFGFDLVMQFNENHQRRQRKEEEAAAALQAQQEQQKQEQQKQALAAQAAREREEEAEEHTDDDVIPELTRSTCQHCNKEFSSVWVLKAHCEEVHRDLVPREFLEKYAQQFKCEYEKKSVVVTVATSSSTPSGPRSSTPASGQPQDLSSDKEQREKVKEEIIENKDRISKTPEATSTTPATTPALSNTPVSSTDSTTPTVLPTNTQHHIQQHQQQQQQQQQQQQQQHQQQQQQQQQQQQHAQLTLAQQMTEMQAALNAMAASQLQQQLQQYPGLMMGMMGLPLGLNVPALAAMNLQPPLVPMMLPPPPYDGTATGYPPINAQADLLAKQHLALQQQQAAAANAAASQKRARTRITDEQLKILRAHFDINNSPGEEQILDMAAQSGLPPKVIKHWFRNTLFKERQRNKDSPYNFNNPPSTTLNLEEYEKTGEAKVTPLNSSVSGSSSSDDKSPNKQATPPPTATSVNTSQPTDIKQEIQEQPQCHIQQQSQHQEEQQHHSPGSSGGQQSRPHSPALSMSSVFSGIHHDVSTHAPSATSTPSAPMLPPKLAPQNFASPNSGTSSVVASPIAAMALTPQRSLSPGRGPTDYSFSGSANGSSSSGGSSGKRANRTRFTDYQIKVLQEFFENNAYPKDDDLEYLSKLLGLSPRVIVVWFQNARQKARKVYENQPAAEPVTPGGREGDDGSGRFQRTPGLNYQCKKCLLVFQRYYELIRHQKTHCFKEEDAKRSAQAQAAAAQVAAVLSSEDSNSSSTTTTANAVSTNPTSAPALAEQLQQPLNTATPPHHQQQAMGQSHQQSQQQQQQQQQQQQQQQQQQQSQTESKEGSFQCDKCNLMFGRFELWREHQLVHIMNPSLFPPAYPPDSPFGILQQQALNATTGVATDAPHPLIAMMQDRKRKYEDFDEATGGESRSNSEHSEQPKDKRLRTTILPEQLDYLYQKYQIESNPSRKMLETIAREVGLKKRVVQVWFQNTRARERKGQFRAHSQVINKRCPFCPALFKVKSALESHLSSKHADQVARGEVNIDNIPDEELSMESAPSNPSTPNMMPPLFPPFNTDMEASLKKYYEESMKRYISELQAHASNGKQETVNHQTSSNSGESPLDLSKPVDLSRPMKLNLGGLGNLLDEQHGTHFRGGSDCGPLTDLSERSICDDDSMSETTEFLDDESGPASPASSTQSSRQGPASAGTGSTPGPPVTGASSGTGQSSGKRYRTQMSATQVKVMKSLFSDYKTPTMAECEMLGREIGLPKRVVQVWFQNARAKEKKARLAAGLPAEGSAVQPNRGPTGPDECRLCSVRYSAKSPLQEHVFSRRHIESVRVAVEEGSLVPPTPGAPIVPGGNTSAAGIGGSPVVGNQQQQQQQQQSDENMMYGSLFLHPTAMFQPQQQQHPGAAAASTATTTAVSAVQVDHAGQVLSQPQSRPGHQQRLQV